A DNA window from Maribellus comscasis contains the following coding sequences:
- a CDS encoding bifunctional 3,4-dihydroxy-2-butanone-4-phosphate synthase/GTP cyclohydrolase II codes for MSEIKLNTIPEAITAIRNGELVIVVDDEDRENEGDFIVASELVSPEIVNFMTIHGRGLICIALTEQRCDELDLDLMVGKNTSYHETQFTVSVDAIHPDVTTGISAKDRAITVKMLVDQKTKPEDLGRPGHIFPLKAKDRGVLRRSGHTEAAVDLARLAGLYPSGVLVEIMNEDGTMARLPQLNEIAKKFDLKLISIKDLISFLFQSESLIERGEEVMLPTKFGDFRIVPFRQKSNGAEHVALIKGQWEANEPILARVHSSCMTGDIFGSLRCECGDQLQKAMEMIDKEGKGVIVYMMQEGRGIGLLNKIAAYKLQDQGLDTIDANIHLGFKADERDYGVGAQILRNLGVTKMRLLTNNPVKRVGLEGFGLEVVEILPVEIEPNEHNQKYLKTKRDRMGHHLRNFNYDR; via the coding sequence ATGAGTGAGATAAAATTAAATACAATCCCCGAAGCGATTACGGCAATTCGAAATGGCGAACTGGTGATTGTTGTAGATGATGAAGACCGAGAGAATGAAGGGGATTTTATAGTTGCATCAGAGTTGGTTAGCCCCGAGATTGTCAATTTTATGACCATTCATGGCCGCGGGCTGATTTGTATTGCTTTGACCGAACAGCGTTGTGATGAACTGGATTTGGATTTAATGGTGGGGAAAAACACTTCGTATCATGAAACTCAGTTTACGGTATCGGTTGATGCCATTCATCCTGATGTAACCACAGGAATATCTGCAAAAGACAGGGCTATCACTGTAAAAATGCTGGTAGACCAGAAAACAAAACCCGAAGACCTGGGGCGCCCGGGACATATTTTTCCATTAAAAGCAAAAGACAGGGGAGTACTCCGAAGAAGCGGGCATACAGAAGCTGCTGTAGATTTAGCACGGTTGGCAGGACTTTATCCTTCTGGTGTTTTGGTCGAAATAATGAACGAGGACGGAACAATGGCCCGCCTGCCACAACTGAATGAAATTGCTAAAAAGTTCGACCTCAAATTGATTTCTATTAAGGATTTGATTTCATTTTTATTTCAAAGTGAAAGCCTGATTGAAAGGGGAGAAGAAGTAATGTTGCCAACCAAGTTTGGCGACTTCAGGATTGTTCCTTTTCGTCAAAAATCAAATGGAGCAGAACATGTTGCTTTGATAAAAGGCCAATGGGAAGCGAATGAACCCATACTGGCCCGTGTGCACTCCTCATGTATGACTGGGGATATTTTTGGTTCACTGCGTTGCGAATGTGGAGATCAGTTGCAAAAAGCAATGGAGATGATTGACAAAGAAGGCAAAGGTGTAATTGTATACATGATGCAGGAAGGACGCGGAATTGGTTTACTAAATAAAATAGCTGCATACAAATTGCAGGATCAGGGATTGGATACCATTGATGCAAACATTCATTTGGGTTTTAAGGCCGATGAACGTGATTATGGTGTTGGAGCCCAGATTTTAAGAAATTTGGGAGTCACAAAAATGCGGCTACTCACAAATAATCCTGTTAAACGTGTAGGGCTGGAAGGTTTTGGCTTGGAAGTGGTAGAGATATTGCCGGTAGAAATTGAACCCAATGAGCACAACCAGAAATATCTGAAAACAAAACGGGACAGGATGGGACACCACCTCAGAAATTTTAATTACGACAGATAG